A genomic stretch from Helianthus annuus cultivar XRQ/B chromosome 1, HanXRQr2.0-SUNRISE, whole genome shotgun sequence includes:
- the LOC110878068 gene encoding membrane protein PM19L, with amino-acid sequence MAQTVGRNVAAPLLFLNLVMYFITLGFASWCLNKLINRQTNHPSFGGNGTTEFFLEFAILASVLGIVSKFAGGNHLRAWRNDSLAAAGSTSLVAWAVTVLAFGLACKEINVGGHRGWRLRIVEALIIILTVTELLYVLLVHAGLYSSRYGPGYRDTDYGMGTHPPDTGVKGTTGVGAGGTRV; translated from the exons ATGGCACAGACAGTGGGAAGAAACGTGGCGGCGCCATTGTTGTTTCTTAACTTGGTTATGTATTTCATAACCTTAGGGTTTGCTAGTTGGTGTCTCAATAAGCTCATTAACCGCCAGACCAACCACCCAA GTTTTGGTGGTAACGGTACGACGGAGTTCTTTCTGGAGTTCGCTATCTTGGCTTCGGTTCTTGGAATTGTTTCTAAGTTCGCAGGTGGCAACCACCTTAGGGCGTGGAGGAATGATAGTCTTGCTGCGGCTGGTTCGACTTCTCTAGTGGCGTGGGCCGTCACTGTTCTTGCTTTCGG GTTGGCATGCAAGGAGATAAATGTAGGAGGGCATAGAGGGTGGAGGTTGAGGATTGTGGAGGCATTGATCATCATTTTGACAGTAACCGAGCTGCTATACGTTCTGTTGGTGCATGCCGGACTTTACAGCAGCCGCTACGGGCCGGGATACCGCGACACAGACTACGGAATGGGAACACACCCGCCGGACACCGGTGTTAAAGGAACCACTGGGGTGGGTGCTGGTGGCACTAGGGTTTGA
- the LOC110878061 gene encoding uncharacterized protein LOC110878061 — MKITERLQQWGGRAMSRFSFRNATIILCFFNLITALFLIHAFISPPNSNRSDQVLLKYIKESEELRRAMEPVDLIKRVREIEREGHEEVDTLQEKDAKQSAALDLISRLNNHRTYSDADNQKALEEWRKRKMERARQRGLGRNGTTVSQE, encoded by the exons ATGAAGATAACAGAGAGGTTGCAGCAATGGGGTGGCAGAGCAATGTCAAGATTCTCCTTCAGAAACGCCACAATCATCCTTTGTTTCTTCAATTTGATCACCGCACTCTTCTTGATTCATGCTTTCATATCTCCTCCAAACTCCAATCGATCCGATCAAG TTCTGCTTAAGTATATAAAGGAATCTGAAGAATTACGTCGTGCAATGGAGCCTGTAGACCTTATAAAACGA GTTAGGGAAATTGAGAGAGAGGGACATGAAGAAGTTGATACTCTGCAAGAGAAAGATGCTAAACAGTCTGCTGCACTTGACTTGATATCGAGGCTGAATAACCATCGAACATATTCCGATGCTGATAATCAGAAAG CTCTAGAAGAATGGCGTAAACGAAAGATGGAAAGAGCAAGACAGCGTGGCCTCGGTAGAAACGGAACCACCGTCTCTCAAGAATGA
- the LOC110878052 gene encoding glutamyl-tRNA(Gln) amidotransferase subunit B, chloroplastic/mitochondrial, producing the protein MALTLFRGIQTRPLLPYSSAFSARKHVIFCSMQSTQAETSMKTKQQAPSNFTETARAKAVEKVLKDYEAIIGIETHVQLSTTTKAFCSCAYNYGSQPNSCVCPVCMGLPGALPVLNSKVIKCAVMLGLALNCKLSMTSKFDRKQYFYPDLPKGYQISQFDIPIATNGYIDVDLPLEFGGGHRRFGITRVHMEEDAGKLLHTGNRSYSQVDLNRAGVPLLEIVSEPDMRTGIEAAEYAAELQRVVRYLGVSNGNMQEGSLRCDVNVSIRPIGQEQFGTKVEIKNLNSFSAMSRAIDFEIARQAELYNQGKDDEVVQETRLWEEGSQKTVTMRKKEGLADYRYFPEPDLPEVILTEEYVNDIRDSLPELPEMKRRRYEEMGLTMQDVLFLANDVQVAEFFDATIAKVSDIKLAANWIMGDIAAYMKNEKLSINEIKLSPEELSELIASIKSGTISGKIGKEILLELMKKGGTVKGLIEEKDLVQIVDPAEIEKIIDKVIANNPKQLEQYRGGKTKLQGFFAGQVMKESKGKANPGLVNKILLEKLNA; encoded by the exons ATGGCTCTTACACTATTTCGAGGTATTCAAACCCGCCCGTTATTACCTTATTCGTCTGCATTCTCTGCTAGAAAACATGTTATCTTTTGCTCAATGCAAAGCACACAAGCCGAAACCTCGATGAAAACAAAACAACAAGCTCCCTCAAACTTCACGGAAACAGCCCGAGCAAAAGCCGTTGAAAAGGTGTTGAAAGATTATGAAGCGATTATCGGTATAGAAACGCATGTACAGTTATCGACTACGACAAAGGCGTTTTGTAGTTGTGCTTATAATTACGGGTCTCAACCAAACTCGTGTGTTTGCCCCGTTTGTATGGGTTTGCCTGGCGCGTTGCCTGTTTTGAACTCGAAAGTTATCAAATGTGCGGTGATGCTTGGTCTTGCACTCAATTGCAAGTTATCGATGACTTCAAAGTTCGATAGAAAACAGTATTTTTATCCGGATCTTCCGAAAGGCTACCAAATTTCACAGTTTGATATACCGATCGCCACCAATGGATACATTGACGTTGATCTTCCACTTGAGTTTGGTGGAGGGCATAGAAGATTTGGGATTACTAGGGTTCATATGGAGGAGGATGCAGGGAAGCTACTTCATACGGGAAACAGGAGTTATTCACAG GTTGATTTGAACCGAGCAGGGGTGCCTTTGCTTGAAATAGTTTCTGAACCTGATATGAGAACAGGCATTGAAGCTGCGGAATATGCCGCAGAGTTACAAAGGGTGGTGAGATATTTGGGAGTTAGTAACGGAAATATGCAAGAAGGATCACTTCGTTGTGATGTTAATGTTTCCATTCGTCCAATTGGTCAAGAACAATTCGGCACCAAG GTTGAAATAAAGAATCTGAATTCATTTTCAGCAATGAGTAGAGCTATCGATTTCGAGATTGCGCGACAGGCGGAGCTCTATAACCAAGGGAAAGACGATGAAGTTGTGCAAGAAACACGTCTCTGGGAAGAAGGCTCTCAG AAAACAGTTACAATGAGGAAAAAGGAAGGACTTGCAGATTATAGATATTTTCCTGAACCTGACCTTCCGGAAGTTATACTTACAGAAGAGTATGTGAACGATATCCGTGATTCTTTACCTGAACTTCCGGAAATGAAGCGCCGAAGATATGAGGAGATGGGTCTGACCATGCAGGATGTTCTTTTTCTCGCAAATGATGTACAA GTTGCGGAATTTTTTGATGCGACAATTGCCAAAGTTTCTGATATTAAACTGGCGGCTAATTGGATCATGGGAGATATTGCTGCTTACATGAAGAATGAAAAGCTGTCAATTAACGAAATCAAACTAAGCCCCGAAGAATTAAGTGAGTTGATAGCTTCGATTAAAAGTGGAACCATTAGTGGAAAGATAGGGAAAGAG ATACTTCTTGAATTAATGAAAAAAGGTGGAACCGTTAAGGGACTGATTGAGGAGAAAGATCTTGTACAG ATAGTAGATCCAGCTGAGATTGAGAAAATTATTGATAAAGTAATTGCGAATAACCCAAAGCAGTTGGAACAATACCGCGGGGGTAAAACCAAGCTGCAAGGTTTTTTTGCGGGGCAG GTGATGAAAGAATCCAAGGGCAAAGCAAATCCAGGGCTTGTAAACAAGATTCTTCTGGAAAAATTAAACGCCTAA
- the LOC110878043 gene encoding DNA mismatch repair protein MSH1, mitochondrial — protein MYRSAAKSVVFSGHRWRSIGLFTRYPLPRRRFISYPPLLGTGVPKQIYCFSDRKTLTTNIKATKKSKESRNVNEKDFAHVIWWKEQMQMCRKTSSMQLIKRLTYSNLLGLDDNLKNGSMKEGTLNCEILKFKSKFPREVLLCRVGEFYEAVGFDACILVEHAGLNPFSGLRTDGVPKAGCPIMNLRQTLDDLTSNGFSVCIVEEIQGPTQARSRKSRFISGHAHPGSPYVFGLVEDDRDLEFPEPMPVVGLSRSAKGYCIVSVLETMKTYSLEDGLTEEAAVTKLRTCHYHHLFLHKSLKNNSSGTTRWTEFGEGGLLWGECNGRCFEWIEGNIVDEMLFKVKELYGLDDAVTFRNVTVASENKPHPLHLGTASQIGVIPTEGVPLLLKVLLPSNCTGLPAIYIRDLLLNPPAYATATTIQAICKLMGYISCSIPDFTCIAPSKLVKLLELREANHVEFCKIKSVLDEILQLHRNSELNEILKLLVYPTWVATRLKIDLELLVNKCESISRTIGGLISLSGETDQNLSTYANVPSEFFEVMESSWKNRVKKIHLKEVYKEVDEAAEALSLAVTEDFVPIICRIKAVTAPLGGPKGEILYAREHKAIWFKGKRFAPVATWANTPGEKQIKQLKPSVDSKGRKVGEEWFTTTKVEDALTRYHEAGAKAKSMVLELLRGLSTELQAEINVLVFASMLLVIAKALFAHVSEGKRRKWVFPTLVQSQRSEEKEQMDRNREMKIAGLSPYWFDTAEGSAVLNNIDMKSMFLLTGPNGGGKSSLLRSISAAALLGVCGFMVPAKSALIPHFDSIMLHVKSYDSPADGKSSFQIEMSEMRSIISRATSQSLVLVDEICRGTETAKGTCIAGSIIETLDSIGCLGVVSTHLHDIFNLPLTTKHTVYKAMGSDLVNGKAKPTWKLIDGICRESLAFETAQKEGVPDAIIQRAEQLYNSVYKIDSNKGFNEVCNKPASVQEVSISSGNEISNQTEKFWKDVENAVCITCHKKLNESSKTKTKVKCVLVRPKEQPPPSTIGTSSVYVILRPDKKLYVGETDNLQGRICAHRSKNGMQNASFLYFLVSGKSMACQLETLLINQLPNHGFKLTNVADGQHRNFGTSDIPLESLNLHR, from the exons ATGTACAGGTCTGCGGCCAAATCCGTCGTCTTTTCCGGCCACCGGTGGCGTTCCATCGGTCTTTTCACTCGTTACCCTCTTCCCCGACGTCGTTTCATCTCATACCCACCATTATT AGGTACCGGGGTTCCGAAGCAGATTTATTGCTTCAGCGATAGAAAGACTTTGACAACGAACATCAAAGCGACCAAAAAATCCAAGGAATCAAGAAATGTCAACGAGAAAGACTTTGCTCATGTTATATGGTGGAAggag CAAATGCAGATGTGTAGAAagacgtcttcaatgcaattaaTAAAGAGACTCACTTACTCTAATTTGCTTGGTTTGGATGATAACTTGAAGAATGGAAG taTGAAAGAAGGAACACTCAACTGTGAGATACTAAAGTTCAAGTCAAAGTTTCCACGGGAAGTTTTGCTATGCAGG GTTGGGGAATTTTATGAAGCTGTAGGATTTGATGCTTGTATACTTGTGGAGCATGCTGGTTTGAATCCTTTTAGTGGTCTGCGTACAGATGGCGTTCCAAAAGCCGGTTGCCCTATTATG AATCTACGCCAAACTTTGGATGATTTGACAAGTAACGGATTTTCAGTA TGCATTGTGGAGGAAATTCAGGGCCCAACCCAAGCTCGTTCCCGTAAAAGTCGGTTTATATCCGG GCATGCACATCCAGGAAGTCCTTACGTTTTTGGACTTGTTGAAGATGATCGTGACCTTGAATTTCCTGAACCAATGCCAGTTGTTG gGCTTTCTCGTTCTGCAAAGGGGTATTGCATAGTTTCAGTGTTGGAGACTATGAAAACGTACTCTTTAGAGGATGGTTTAACTGAAGAGGCTGCCGTTACAAAGCTTCGTACTTGTCATTACCATCATTTATTTCTACATAAATCATTGAAGAACAATTCTTCAG GAACGACTCGCTGGACAGAGTTCGGTGAAGGTGGGTTATTGTGGGGAGAGTGTAATGGCAGATGCTTCGAATGGATTGAAGGGAATATTGTCGATGAGATGCTTTTTAAG GTAAAAGAGCTTTACGGTCTTGACGATGCTGTCACATTTAGGAATGTGACCGTTGCTTCAGAAAACAAACCTCATCCATTGCACCTTGGGACCGCCTCACAAATTG GTGTCATACCGACCGAAGGCGTACCTCTTTTACTAAAAGTTTTGCTTCCCTCTAATTGCACCGGATTACCTGCTAT CTACATTAGAGATCTACTTTTGAACCCTCCTGCTTATGCAACTGCAACTACCATTCAAG CAATATGCAAACTTATGGGCTATATATCGTGCTCAATTCCTGATTTTACCTGCATCGCACCATCAAAG CTAGTGAAGCTACTTGAGTTAAGGGAGGCTAATCATGTTGAGTTCTGCAAGATCAAAAGCGTGCTTGATGAAATTCTGCAGCTCCATAGAAACTCCGAGCTTAATGAGATATTGAAATTATTGGTGTATCCTACATGGGTAGCAACCAGGTTGAAAATCGACCTTGAGTTACTG GTGAATAAATGTGAATCTATCTCTCGTACAATTGGTGGTCTTATATCTTTAAGTGGTGAAACCGATCAAAATTTGAGCACGTACGCGAACGTACCAAGTGAGTTTTTTGAGGTTATGGAGTCTTCATGGAAGAATCGTGTTAAGAAGATCCATTTAAAAGAAGTTTACAAAGAAGTGGATGAGGCAGCCGAAGCCTTATCTTTAGCt GTTACGGAAGATTTTGTTCCTATAATTTGCAGAATAAAAGCTGTCACGGCCCCGCTTGGAGGACCTAAAGGGGAAATCTTGTATGCTCGGGAACACAAAGCTATTTGGTTCAAGGGAAAGCGTTTTGCACCAGTAGCCACTTGGGCTAATACACCTGGCGAAAAACAAATTAAACAACTAAAGCCCTCTGTAGATTCAAAGGGTAGAAAAGTTGGAGAGGAATGGTTTACCACAACGAAAGTGGAAGATGCACTCACAAG GTACCATGAAGCTGGTGCAAAGGCAAAGTCTATGGTGTTAGAGTTGTTGAGGGGACTGTCTACCGAGTTGCAAGCTGAAATTAACGTTCTTGTATTTGCCTCCATGTTGCTTGTTATTGCAAAGGCATTGTTTGCTCATGTGAG TGAAGGCAAAAGAAGAAAATGGGTGTTCCCCACTCTCGTTCAGTCCCAACGTTCCGAG GAAAAAGAACAAATGGACAGAAATCGTGAGATGAAGATTGCTGGTTTGTCACCATATTGGTTTGATACAGCTGAAGGAAGTGCAGTGTTGAATAATATTGATATGAAATCAATGTTTCTTCTGACTGGACCAAATGGGGGTGGAAAATCAAGTTTGCTTCGTTCAATTTCAGCCGCTGCACTTCTTGGAGTATGTGGATTTATGGTACCCGCTAAGTCCGCATTGATTCCACATTTTGACTCGATTATGCTACACGTAAAATCTTATGACAGTCCTGCAGATGGGAAAAGCTCGTTTCAG ATTGAAATGTCAGAGATGCGTTCTATAATTAGTCGAGCCACTTCACAGAGCCTAGTCCTCGTGGATGAAATATGCAGAGGTACAGAAACAGCAAAAGGGACATGTATTGCTGGTAGCATTATCGAAACTCTCGATTCAATCGGATGTTTGGGCGTTGTATCAACGCATTTGCATGATATTTTCAATCTACCACTAACTACAAAACATACCGTTTACAAAGCAATGGGAAGTGATTTAGTGAACGGAAAAGCTAAACCAACGTGGAAGTTGATTGATGGAATATGCAGAGAGAGTCTTGCTTTTGAAACAGCTCAAAAAGAAGGTGTTCCCGATGCAATAATACAAAGAGCGGAACAGCTGTACAATTCAGTGTACAAAATAGACTCGAATAAGGGATTTAATGAAGTCTGCAATAAACCAGCGAGCGTTCAAGAAGTGAGTATTTCCTCTGGTAATGAAATATCAAACCAAACGGAGAAATTTTGGAAGGACGTTGAAAATGCTGTCTGCATAACGTGCCATAAAAAGCTAAATGAATCCTCAAAGACTAAAACTAAAGTGAAATGTGTTTTAGTACGTCCTAAGGAACAACCCCCTCCATCAACAATTGGTACTTCGAGCGTTTATGTGATCTTGAGACCTGACAAAAAGCTTTATGTGGGAGAG ACGGACAATCTCCAGGGTCGGATTTGTGCCCATCGGTCAAAGAATGGGATGCAAAATGCTTCATTTCTGTATTTTCTAGTTTCCGGGAAGAGCATGGCTTGCCAGCTGGAAACTCTGTTGATTAACCAACTCCCGAATCATGGTTTTAAACTCACGAATGTAGCTGATGGTCAACATCGGAATTTTGGTACTTCTGATATCCCTTTAGAAAGCTTAAATTTACATAGATGA